In the Diorhabda carinulata isolate Delta chromosome 9, icDioCari1.1, whole genome shotgun sequence genome, one interval contains:
- the LOC130897963 gene encoding chromobox protein homolog 5-like isoform X1, whose protein sequence is MKRKSGRKVHKSEDDTNGREEKFDENGGATDEAGEENIEVEPKDRKRKSSKSSKKNVSFPSKKYETAIESDPLEDVEDLRKSKDKKKKAKDESSDDDLQNDEDDSQYEVEKIIEEKIIRGIRHYLIRWKGYEEESDTWEPEDTLNCPDIIADFKENKKKTKGKKDKHSKKVTKGESADWDENEDFEVERILEVHHRRDGKREFLVSWKGYSAKDNSWEPEENMNCKDLIDKFMAKVEVAKSFEEKDLRLNRKRVQRLTYNTPETKRRLSKRMSGKERYFLIDLIYFV, encoded by the exons ATGAAGCGTAAGAGTGGTCGAAAAGTACATAAATCAGAAGATGATACTAATGGTAGAGAAGAAAAATTTGACGAGAATGGAGGCGCTACAGATGAAGCAGGGGAGGAGAATATCGAAGTGGAACCTAAGGACAGAAAACGAAAATCTTcaaaatcgagtaaaaaaaatgtttcatttccctctaaaaaatatgaaactgcAATTGAATCAGATCCCTTAGAGGATGTAGAGGATTTGAGAAAATCGAAAGAT aaaaagaaaaaagcaaaGGATGAAAGCAGTGatgatgatcttcaaaatgatGAGGATGATTCACAATATGAg gttgaaaaaatcatagaagaaaaaattattagaggTATACGCCATTACCTAATTAGATGGAAAGGATATGAAGAAGAAAGTGATACATGGGAACCTGAAGATACATTAAATTGTCCTGATATTATTgcagattttaaagaaaataagaaaaaaacaaaaggcAAAAAAGATAAGCATTCAAAGAAAGTCACGAAAGGTGAATCAGCAGATtgggatgaaaatgaagattttgag gTTGAAAGAATTCTTGAGGTACACCATAGAAGAGAtggtaaaagagaatttttagtgTCCTGGAAAGGGTACTCTGCAAAAGATAATTCTTGGGAACcagaagaaaatatgaattgcAAAGATTTGATTGACAAGTTTATGGCGAAAGTTGAAGTAGCAAAAAGTTTTGAAGAAAAGGATTTGCGATTAAATAGAAAACGTGTTCAACGACTGACTTACAATACACCTGAAACTAAGCGGCGTCTTAGCAAAAGGATGAGTGGCAAAGAGAGgtattttttgattgatttgatttaCTTTGTATAA
- the LOC130897963 gene encoding chromobox protein homolog 5-like isoform X2, translating into MKRKSGRKVHKSEDDTNGREEKFDENGGATDEAGEENIEVEPKDRKRKSSKSSKKNVSFPSKKYETAIESDPLEDVEDLRKSKDKKKKAKDESSDDDLQNDEDDSQYEVEKIIEEKIIRGIRHYLIRWKGYEEESDTWEPEDTLNCPDIIADFKENKKKTKGKKDKHSKKVTKGESADWDENEDFEVERILEVHHRRDGKREFLVSWKGYSAKDNSWEPEENMNCKDLIDKFMAKVEVAKSFEEKDLRLNRKRVQRLTYNTPETKRRLSKRMSGKERVQYHDADE; encoded by the exons ATGAAGCGTAAGAGTGGTCGAAAAGTACATAAATCAGAAGATGATACTAATGGTAGAGAAGAAAAATTTGACGAGAATGGAGGCGCTACAGATGAAGCAGGGGAGGAGAATATCGAAGTGGAACCTAAGGACAGAAAACGAAAATCTTcaaaatcgagtaaaaaaaatgtttcatttccctctaaaaaatatgaaactgcAATTGAATCAGATCCCTTAGAGGATGTAGAGGATTTGAGAAAATCGAAAGAT aaaaagaaaaaagcaaaGGATGAAAGCAGTGatgatgatcttcaaaatgatGAGGATGATTCACAATATGAg gttgaaaaaatcatagaagaaaaaattattagaggTATACGCCATTACCTAATTAGATGGAAAGGATATGAAGAAGAAAGTGATACATGGGAACCTGAAGATACATTAAATTGTCCTGATATTATTgcagattttaaagaaaataagaaaaaaacaaaaggcAAAAAAGATAAGCATTCAAAGAAAGTCACGAAAGGTGAATCAGCAGATtgggatgaaaatgaagattttgag gTTGAAAGAATTCTTGAGGTACACCATAGAAGAGAtggtaaaagagaatttttagtgTCCTGGAAAGGGTACTCTGCAAAAGATAATTCTTGGGAACcagaagaaaatatgaattgcAAAGATTTGATTGACAAGTTTATGGCGAAAGTTGAAGTAGCAAAAAGTTTTGAAGAAAAGGATTTGCGATTAAATAGAAAACGTGTTCAACGACTGACTTACAATACACCTGAAACTAAGCGGCGTCTTAGCAAAAGGATGAGTGGCAAAGAGAG ggTTCAGTATCATGACGCAGATGAATAA